The Agromyces atrinae genome window below encodes:
- the nadC gene encoding carboxylating nicotinate-nucleotide diphosphorylase, with translation MLSRSQIDRTVQAALDEDAPWGDITSETLIPELATASAELVAREAGVMSGGAVFDAAFRLTDPAVVVEVLVADGSAFARGDVLARVTGRARAVLQAERIGLNFVQRMAGIATLTASYVAEVADTRARIVDTRKTTPGLRAFERQAVRDGGGRNHRHSLSDAVMAKDNHLAVLTADGTDLTVALRSARERMPHTTHLEVEVDRLDQLDAVLAAGVDTIMLDNFDLDDLRTGVERIDGRAVVEASGGVNLETVRAIAQTGVDVISVGALTHSVRSLDLGLDVVIDSA, from the coding sequence ATGCTCAGCCGTTCACAGATCGATCGCACCGTCCAGGCCGCCCTCGACGAAGACGCTCCGTGGGGTGACATCACGAGCGAGACGCTCATCCCCGAGCTCGCCACGGCGAGCGCCGAGCTGGTCGCACGTGAGGCCGGCGTCATGAGCGGAGGCGCGGTCTTCGACGCCGCGTTCCGACTCACCGACCCCGCGGTCGTCGTCGAGGTGCTCGTCGCCGACGGCTCGGCCTTCGCCCGGGGCGACGTGCTCGCCCGCGTCACGGGGCGCGCCCGAGCGGTGCTCCAGGCCGAGCGCATCGGCTTGAACTTCGTGCAGCGCATGGCGGGAATCGCGACGCTCACGGCGAGCTACGTCGCCGAGGTCGCCGACACCCGGGCGCGCATCGTCGACACGCGGAAGACGACCCCCGGCCTGCGAGCGTTCGAACGGCAGGCCGTGCGCGACGGCGGGGGCCGGAACCACCGGCACTCGCTCTCCGACGCCGTCATGGCGAAGGACAACCACCTCGCCGTCCTCACCGCCGACGGCACCGACCTGACCGTCGCATTGCGCTCGGCGCGCGAACGGATGCCGCACACGACGCACCTCGAGGTCGAGGTCGATCGTCTCGATCAGCTCGACGCCGTGCTCGCCGCGGGCGTCGACACGATCATGCTCGACAACTTCGACCTCGACGATCTGCGCACCGGCGTCGAACGCATCGACGGCCGTGCCGTCGTCGAGGCGAGCGGCGGGGTGAACCTCGAGACCGTGCGCGCGATCGCCCAGACCGGAGTCGACGTCATCTCGGTCGGCGCGCTCACGCACAGCGTGCGCTCTCTCGACCTGGGGCTCGACGTCGTCATCGATTCCGCGTGA